Proteins encoded within one genomic window of Hemitrygon akajei chromosome 13, sHemAka1.3, whole genome shotgun sequence:
- the LOC140737851 gene encoding general transcription factor IIE subunit 1-like isoform X4: MLVKWLTVLSSFKLHCQTSLSVMKEGNDSCCDSDLRNPLLAVSPCVAEWEGTMGDQKLVTEIPAALKRLAKYIVRGFYGVEYSVTLDVLVRYPCVKEDDLQRLLKFEKKQLRAVLNTLKADKFIKSRIRVETSPDGKSSRHNYYYINYKLLVDMVKYKLDIMRRKIETDERDSTTRSSFKCPICFSTFSDLEVNHLFDPCTGNLNCTYCLTEVEEDATAIPKRDARTLLATFNEQVEPIYALVHEAEDFALPQELLEPQPSDIPDLALGQGQKMQCPASYAHPERWSNKTACSDLYEQNIMVNVQEFEAKTKKQLIKPQPIWMTTSTVERTGLDVAECSID; encoded by the exons ATGTTAGTTAAGTGGCTTACTGTACTGTCTTCCTTTAAACTACACTGTCAAACTTCCCTTTCTGTCATGAAAGAAGGAAACGATTCTTGCTGTGATTCAGATCTGCGCAATCCACTCCTGGCAGTGTCACCTTGTGTAGCTGAGTGGG AAGGTACAATGGGAGACCAAAAATTAGTAACTGAAATTCCTGCAGCTTTAAAGCGCTTGGCAAAATACATTGTGCGTGGATTCTACGGGGTGGAATATTCCGTCACCCTAGATGTTCTTGTTCGATATCCCTGTGTGAAGGAGGATGATCTGCAACGACTACTGAAGTTTGAGAAGAAGCAACTCCGAGCTGTTCTCAACACACTAAAAGCTGACAAGTTTATCAAGAGTCGAATTAGAGTTGAAACAAGTCCTGATGGGAAAAGTTCCCGACACAATTATTATTACATCAACTACAAGCTGCTGGTGGATATGGTGAAATACAAGTTAGACATCATGCGCAGAAAAATTGAAACTGATGAAAGAGATTCCACAACAAGATCTTCTTTTAAATGTCCAATTTGTTTCAGTACATTTAGTGATTTGGAAGTCAATCATTTGTTTGATCCTTGCACAG GTAATTTAAACTGCACTTACTGTCTCACTGAAGTAGAAGAAGATGCTACTGCAATACCAAAACGGGATGCTCGAACTCTTCTGGCAACATTTAATGAGCAGGTTGAACCAATTTATGCACTTGTACACGAAGCTGAAGATTTTGCTCTTCCACAGGAACTTCTGGAACCACAACCAAGTGATATTCCAGATCTGGCACTTGG TCAGGGACAAAAAATGCAATGTCCCGCAAGTTATGCACATCCAGAAAGATGGTCAAATAAAACAGCTTGCAGTGACCTCTATGAACAAAACATTATGGTGAATGTCCAGGAATTTGAAGCAAAAACCAAGAAGCAGCTCATTAAACCGCAACCCATCTGGATGACCACAAGCACTGTTGAAAGAACTGGTTTGGACGTGGCTGAATGTTCAATTG Actga
- the LOC140737851 gene encoding general transcription factor IIE subunit 1-like isoform X1, whose product MLVKWLTVLSSFKLHCQTSLSVMKEGNDSCCDSDLRNPLLAVSPCVAEWEGTMGDQKLVTEIPAALKRLAKYIVRGFYGVEYSVTLDVLVRYPCVKEDDLQRLLKFEKKQLRAVLNTLKADKFIKSRIRVETSPDGKSSRHNYYYINYKLLVDMVKYKLDIMRRKIETDERDSTTRSSFKCPICFSTFSDLEVNHLFDPCTGNLNCTYCLTEVEEDATAIPKRDARTLLATFNEQVEPIYALVHEAEDFALPQELLEPQPSDIPDLALGQGQKMQCPASYAHPERWSNKTACSDLYEQNIMVNVQEFEAKTKKQLIKPQPIWMTTSTVERTGLDVAECSIEHAKNLDQNTKSKTLNCEIIKTLMIHEKRQPTGATFTSNQTEPDSDTSESEEGLKNRKQVTQREVLKDESELEKPMVIVAGKPHLYTEVSQQPELVSLMTKEERENYISTCQELFHLMYD is encoded by the exons ATGTTAGTTAAGTGGCTTACTGTACTGTCTTCCTTTAAACTACACTGTCAAACTTCCCTTTCTGTCATGAAAGAAGGAAACGATTCTTGCTGTGATTCAGATCTGCGCAATCCACTCCTGGCAGTGTCACCTTGTGTAGCTGAGTGGG AAGGTACAATGGGAGACCAAAAATTAGTAACTGAAATTCCTGCAGCTTTAAAGCGCTTGGCAAAATACATTGTGCGTGGATTCTACGGGGTGGAATATTCCGTCACCCTAGATGTTCTTGTTCGATATCCCTGTGTGAAGGAGGATGATCTGCAACGACTACTGAAGTTTGAGAAGAAGCAACTCCGAGCTGTTCTCAACACACTAAAAGCTGACAAGTTTATCAAGAGTCGAATTAGAGTTGAAACAAGTCCTGATGGGAAAAGTTCCCGACACAATTATTATTACATCAACTACAAGCTGCTGGTGGATATGGTGAAATACAAGTTAGACATCATGCGCAGAAAAATTGAAACTGATGAAAGAGATTCCACAACAAGATCTTCTTTTAAATGTCCAATTTGTTTCAGTACATTTAGTGATTTGGAAGTCAATCATTTGTTTGATCCTTGCACAG GTAATTTAAACTGCACTTACTGTCTCACTGAAGTAGAAGAAGATGCTACTGCAATACCAAAACGGGATGCTCGAACTCTTCTGGCAACATTTAATGAGCAGGTTGAACCAATTTATGCACTTGTACACGAAGCTGAAGATTTTGCTCTTCCACAGGAACTTCTGGAACCACAACCAAGTGATATTCCAGATCTGGCACTTGG TCAGGGACAAAAAATGCAATGTCCCGCAAGTTATGCACATCCAGAAAGATGGTCAAATAAAACAGCTTGCAGTGACCTCTATGAACAAAACATTATGGTGAATGTCCAGGAATTTGAAGCAAAAACCAAGAAGCAGCTCATTAAACCGCAACCCATCTGGATGACCACAAGCACTGTTGAAAGAACTGGTTTGGACGTGGCTGAATGTTCAATTG AACATGCCAAAAATCTTGATCAAAATACAAAGAGCAAGACTCTCAATTGTGAAATAATAAAAACACTTATGATTCATGAGAAAAGACAACCAACTGGAGCAACCTTCACTTCCAATCAGActgaaccagacagtgatacCAGTGAATCTGAAGAAGGCCTCAAGAACAGAAAACAAGTTACACAACGAGAAGTTCTGAAAGATGAATCTGAGTTGGAGAAACCCATGGTTATAGTTGCTGGAAAACCACATCTCTATACTGAAGTTAGTCAACAGCCTGAATTGGTATCTTTGATGACTAAAGAAGAGAGGGAGAACTACATTTCTACTTGCCAAGAACTGTTCCATTTAATGTATGATTAA
- the LOC140737851 gene encoding general transcription factor IIE subunit 1-like isoform X2 produces the protein MGDQKLVTEIPAALKRLAKYIVRGFYGVEYSVTLDVLVRYPCVKEDDLQRLLKFEKKQLRAVLNTLKADKFIKSRIRVETSPDGKSSRHNYYYINYKLLVDMVKYKLDIMRRKIETDERDSTTRSSFKCPICFSTFSDLEVNHLFDPCTGNLNCTYCLTEVEEDATAIPKRDARTLLATFNEQVEPIYALVHEAEDFALPQELLEPQPSDIPDLALGQGQKMQCPASYAHPERWSNKTACSDLYEQNIMVNVQEFEAKTKKQLIKPQPIWMTTSTVERTGLDVAECSIEHAKNLDQNTKSKTLNCEIIKTLMIHEKRQPTGATFTSNQTEPDSDTSESEEGLKNRKQVTQREVLKDESELEKPMVIVAGKPHLYTEVSQQPELVSLMTKEERENYISTCQELFHLMYD, from the exons ATGGGAGACCAAAAATTAGTAACTGAAATTCCTGCAGCTTTAAAGCGCTTGGCAAAATACATTGTGCGTGGATTCTACGGGGTGGAATATTCCGTCACCCTAGATGTTCTTGTTCGATATCCCTGTGTGAAGGAGGATGATCTGCAACGACTACTGAAGTTTGAGAAGAAGCAACTCCGAGCTGTTCTCAACACACTAAAAGCTGACAAGTTTATCAAGAGTCGAATTAGAGTTGAAACAAGTCCTGATGGGAAAAGTTCCCGACACAATTATTATTACATCAACTACAAGCTGCTGGTGGATATGGTGAAATACAAGTTAGACATCATGCGCAGAAAAATTGAAACTGATGAAAGAGATTCCACAACAAGATCTTCTTTTAAATGTCCAATTTGTTTCAGTACATTTAGTGATTTGGAAGTCAATCATTTGTTTGATCCTTGCACAG GTAATTTAAACTGCACTTACTGTCTCACTGAAGTAGAAGAAGATGCTACTGCAATACCAAAACGGGATGCTCGAACTCTTCTGGCAACATTTAATGAGCAGGTTGAACCAATTTATGCACTTGTACACGAAGCTGAAGATTTTGCTCTTCCACAGGAACTTCTGGAACCACAACCAAGTGATATTCCAGATCTGGCACTTGG TCAGGGACAAAAAATGCAATGTCCCGCAAGTTATGCACATCCAGAAAGATGGTCAAATAAAACAGCTTGCAGTGACCTCTATGAACAAAACATTATGGTGAATGTCCAGGAATTTGAAGCAAAAACCAAGAAGCAGCTCATTAAACCGCAACCCATCTGGATGACCACAAGCACTGTTGAAAGAACTGGTTTGGACGTGGCTGAATGTTCAATTG AACATGCCAAAAATCTTGATCAAAATACAAAGAGCAAGACTCTCAATTGTGAAATAATAAAAACACTTATGATTCATGAGAAAAGACAACCAACTGGAGCAACCTTCACTTCCAATCAGActgaaccagacagtgatacCAGTGAATCTGAAGAAGGCCTCAAGAACAGAAAACAAGTTACACAACGAGAAGTTCTGAAAGATGAATCTGAGTTGGAGAAACCCATGGTTATAGTTGCTGGAAAACCACATCTCTATACTGAAGTTAGTCAACAGCCTGAATTGGTATCTTTGATGACTAAAGAAGAGAGGGAGAACTACATTTCTACTTGCCAAGAACTGTTCCATTTAATGTATGATTAA
- the LOC140737851 gene encoding general transcription factor IIE subunit 1-like isoform X3, whose amino-acid sequence MLVKWLTVLSSFKLHCQTSLSVMKEGNDSCCDSDLRNPLLAVSPCVAEWEGTMGDQKLVTEIPAALKRLAKYIVRGFYGVEYSVTLDVLVRYPCVKEDDLQRLLKFEKKQLRAVLNTLKADKFIKSRIRVETSPDGKSSRHNYYYINYKLLVDMVKYKLDIMRRKIETDERDSTTRSSFKCPICFSTFSDLEVNHLFDPCTGNLNCTYCLTEVEEDATAIPKRDARTLLATFNEQVEPIYALVHEAEDFALPQELLEPQPSDIPDLALGQGQKMQCPASYAHPERWSNKTACSDLYEQNIMVNVQEFEAKTKKQLIKPQPIWMTTSTVERTGLDVAECSIVFRLGDARNGQG is encoded by the exons ATGTTAGTTAAGTGGCTTACTGTACTGTCTTCCTTTAAACTACACTGTCAAACTTCCCTTTCTGTCATGAAAGAAGGAAACGATTCTTGCTGTGATTCAGATCTGCGCAATCCACTCCTGGCAGTGTCACCTTGTGTAGCTGAGTGGG AAGGTACAATGGGAGACCAAAAATTAGTAACTGAAATTCCTGCAGCTTTAAAGCGCTTGGCAAAATACATTGTGCGTGGATTCTACGGGGTGGAATATTCCGTCACCCTAGATGTTCTTGTTCGATATCCCTGTGTGAAGGAGGATGATCTGCAACGACTACTGAAGTTTGAGAAGAAGCAACTCCGAGCTGTTCTCAACACACTAAAAGCTGACAAGTTTATCAAGAGTCGAATTAGAGTTGAAACAAGTCCTGATGGGAAAAGTTCCCGACACAATTATTATTACATCAACTACAAGCTGCTGGTGGATATGGTGAAATACAAGTTAGACATCATGCGCAGAAAAATTGAAACTGATGAAAGAGATTCCACAACAAGATCTTCTTTTAAATGTCCAATTTGTTTCAGTACATTTAGTGATTTGGAAGTCAATCATTTGTTTGATCCTTGCACAG GTAATTTAAACTGCACTTACTGTCTCACTGAAGTAGAAGAAGATGCTACTGCAATACCAAAACGGGATGCTCGAACTCTTCTGGCAACATTTAATGAGCAGGTTGAACCAATTTATGCACTTGTACACGAAGCTGAAGATTTTGCTCTTCCACAGGAACTTCTGGAACCACAACCAAGTGATATTCCAGATCTGGCACTTGG TCAGGGACAAAAAATGCAATGTCCCGCAAGTTATGCACATCCAGAAAGATGGTCAAATAAAACAGCTTGCAGTGACCTCTATGAACAAAACATTATGGTGAATGTCCAGGAATTTGAAGCAAAAACCAAGAAGCAGCTCATTAAACCGCAACCCATCTGGATGACCACAAGCACTGTTGAAAGAACTGGTTTGGACGTGGCTGAATGTTCAATTG